The Pseudomonas fluorescens genome segment ATGCGGCGTTGCTTTGTCTGCTGGTCAAACCGCTGCCGGTGTTGGCCTTGCTTGGCTGGCTGCACGATGCGCCGCCCAGTGACTATCGCCGCTGGATCAGTCTCGGTCTGATTTTCTCGTTGATCGGCGATGTGTTGCTGGCGTGGCCGGGGGATTTGTTCGTGTTTGGCCTGGGCGCATTTCTGGTCGCGCATCTGGCGTATCTAAAGGCTTACCTCAGCGATTGCCGGCGCTTGGCCCTGCTGCCGCTGATCCTGGCACTCAGCGTCGGCGCCGTGCTGTTGGGCATATTGATCGGCAGCGGACTCGGCCCGTTGACCGTGCCAGTGATCGTCTACGGCACAGCCATCAGCGCCATGCTCTGGCGCGCTCTCGCCCGCCTCGGCAGCGACGTAC includes the following:
- a CDS encoding lysoplasmalogenase encodes the protein MGWLILALMGAVTFLYGVSTHAALLCLLVKPLPVLALLGWLHDAPPSDYRRWISLGLIFSLIGDVLLAWPGDLFVFGLGAFLVAHLAYLKAYLSDCRRLALLPLILALSVGAVLLGILIGSGLGPLTVPVIVYGTAISAMLWRALARLGSDVPQRSALLAAGGAVAFVFSDSVIGINRFVSPFNAAPYIIILSYWLGQWGIAASAFSQSKRPEL